The proteins below come from a single bacterium genomic window:
- a CDS encoding Gfo/Idh/MocA family oxidoreductase: MSVGVLVAAPGWVAGEHIRAFQADSRSHVAAIWAGRDSERARAAEYARRFNLDCVITDDYEAALALSAVQAVTVCSINCFHYGQALAAIRAGKHVLVEKPVALSLDEVRRLALEAGRAGVLTHAGHIVRYYPAIRALKGLIERGALGAVYHAEADYWHALSGGWKVKKDTAGSAMLMGGIHALDLVRHLLGETRKAEWVSAVASGPFLRQDFDYPPNVEALIRYEDGATARVGVGLEANMPYVFHLQVNGSGGTIRQNGIHSPGFFPGVSRFVEIPSHYPDDWDVAGHPFGEEVADFLDAVESGTPSMLDFRHALATYELLEAIERSAATGRPVRPGSAGDVPLCMPF, translated from the coding sequence ATGTCGGTGGGCGTGCTGGTGGCCGCGCCGGGCTGGGTGGCGGGTGAGCATATCCGGGCTTTCCAGGCCGACAGCCGCAGCCACGTGGCGGCAATCTGGGCCGGGCGCGATTCCGAGAGAGCACGGGCCGCGGAGTATGCCAGACGGTTCAACCTGGACTGCGTGATTACGGACGATTACGAGGCCGCGCTGGCCCTGAGCGCGGTGCAGGCGGTCACGGTCTGCTCGATCAACTGTTTCCACTACGGGCAGGCGCTGGCCGCGATCCGCGCGGGCAAGCACGTGCTGGTGGAAAAGCCGGTGGCCCTCAGCCTGGACGAGGTGCGCCGTCTGGCCCTGGAGGCCGGACGTGCCGGAGTGCTCACCCACGCCGGGCACATCGTGCGCTATTACCCGGCGATCCGCGCGCTCAAAGGCCTGATCGAGCGCGGGGCGCTGGGTGCTGTCTACCACGCCGAGGCGGATTACTGGCACGCGCTCTCGGGCGGCTGGAAAGTGAAAAAGGACACCGCGGGCAGCGCCATGCTGATGGGCGGCATCCACGCCCTGGACCTGGTGCGCCACCTGCTGGGCGAGACCCGCAAGGCCGAATGGGTGAGCGCCGTGGCGAGCGGCCCGTTCCTGCGCCAGGATTTCGACTATCCGCCCAATGTCGAGGCCCTGATCCGCTACGAGGACGGGGCCACCGCGCGGGTGGGGGTGGGCCTGGAGGCGAACATGCCCTACGTGTTCCACCTTCAGGTCAACGGCAGCGGCGGCACGATCCGTCAGAACGGCATCCACTCGCCCGGGTTTTTCCCTGGAGTGAGCCGCTTCGTGGAGATACCCTCGCACTACCCGGATGACTGGGACGTGGCCGGGCACCCGTTCGGCGAGGAGGTGGCCGATTTCCTGGACGCGGTGGAGAGCGGCACGCCCTCCATGTTGGATTTCCGGCACGCCCTGGCCACCTACGAGCTTCTGGAGGCGATCGAGCGCTCGGCGGCCACGGGCCGTCCGGTGCGGCCCGGCTCGGCCGGGGATGTACCCCTGTGCATGCCGTTCTAA